Within Candidatus Abyssobacteria bacterium SURF_5, the genomic segment GCCGCTCAACAGCACGTCATTCCCGGGGCTGGAAGGGAAAAATTTTTCGGCCAAGGGGATGGCGGCGATGGCATTGGTAGCGCTGGGTTGTCCGAACGGGTGCGAGTTTTGCTGCACGTCGGCCATGTTCAAGAAGAATAAGATTTACGTGGCCACCCCGGAGGAGACCTTCCAGACGCTGAAGCATTACTGCCGGCGCAATGGCGGGGAAGCGACCACTGTATCGCTGATGGACGAGGATCTGCTGCTCAACCAGGACTATGTTCGCAAGCTGGGCAAGCTGATCCAGGAGGACAAGGAATTCGGTTTGCGCAAGCTGAGCTATTTCTGTTTCGGCGATCTGCGCTCGATCACCTCATACAGCATGGAGGAACTGCTTGAATGCGGAGTCGATTCTATCTGGGCGGGCGTCGAGTCGAGCATCAATGACGTTGTCACCTCCGAACATAAGATCGAGAAACGCACGTGTGACGATATCAAGTCGACGTTCCACGCGATGGAGCAGTATGGCATCGGCATAACGGCTTCAATGGTGCTGGGGTGGGATTTCCACACGCGCGAAAACATCGAGCAGGATATCGATTTCTTTGTCGGGCTCGGGCCTTCGGCCTACCAGATCACGTTTTTGACCGCCTGCCCGGGCACTGAGCTTTATAACCGCATGAAGAAAATTGGGCGGATCAACCCGAAGATGACATATCGCGACGTTCAGCAATGCAATGAAGGGACGTTCATCTTCAAGAATTTTGAGATGGGCGAACTAAGAAATTATTTTGATTTGGCCCACAAAAAACTTTACGAGAATAATGGTCCCGGTCTCTTCCGCAGTTTCCAGTTGAATCTGAACGGATACGAGACGTGTAAGAATTCGCGCCGGCCTCTGCTCCGGGAGCAGAAAGCGCCGTTCTTCGCGGAGAGAGTTCAGAGGACGTATCCGATACTGGAGGCTTGCGCCCAGTTTGCGCCGAGCGAGACCGTTCGCCGGAAAGTGCGCGAGACCGAGGAGAAGTATCGAAGCCTGTTCGGCGAACCGACCGAAGAACAAAAGCTCTTCTCGCAGGGATTTTGCGGGCTTATCGCGCAACGGGTGGAGCAAGTGAAGGAACCGAAATCGGATGCCCCGTTTGATCCTCCCGTTCTGCGAACGCATTACGATTTGCAAAGGTCGGAGGTTCCCCTCGTTCAGGTTGGTCGTGATGGAGGCGAGCCGGTTCCGATGCAGGTGTTTGACGAACCGCAAGCTGCCGCGACGTGTTAAGGACTTAAGAGGGCTTAAGAGTCCGGCCGGCTTCGTCAGATTGATCATAAGATAGAGGCTCGAGATTATAGGAACTTAGATCTGATGTAGGTCGGGATTGAGATTTCGCGGTCGAGCTATGTTAGCGAATGCACACCGGCTTGCGTCAGAATTGAAGAGACGGAGAAATGGCGAGAACGCATGCGGCTGAAATAGCGCGTGAGGTGACGAAGAGAGAGCTGCTTGGAGCCGCGCTCGAGGTATTCGTTGCAAAGGGATATCCCGCCGCCACGATTTCCGATATCGTCCGCGCCGCCGGCGTAACGCAGGGGACGTTCTATCTGTATTTCCAGAACAAAAAAGACATTTTCGCAGTGCTTCTCCAGGAATATCGGAAACTGGTGATTTCGGGCCTGTTTAATGTCGACCTCGATTCCGTGCGCACGAAGGAGGATTGGATCGCGCTGGCCAATCGCATTGGCTCTTTTCTGCTTGACCACATCAAGACACATGGCGACTATATGCGCCTGTTCATCGCCGAGACAACGACAATTGGGTCGAGTTTCCTCAACGAAGCCGATGTCTTTTCTGGGGCGATAACGGACGAGATCGGACGGCTTCTGCGCCACGGCCTAAAAATGAACCTGCTGAGGGACATAGATGTGAAAAGCGTTAGTCTTTCCTGCCTCGGTGCGCTTAAAGAGGCCGTTCGACAATCCTGTTTCGGGAATGTTCCAAGTACCGCCGATGAAATTATCCCGCGCATAATCCGCAGCCAGGCGGAACTCCTGTTGAAGTAGATCTGTGTTTTCGCGGCTCGGCCATGTCCGGTGAAATTATTTTCTTCCGCCCCCAATGCATTTTCGAAGAAGCTTTTCTCCTGTCGCTTTTGGCGCCCAGGCAATTCCGCACCTGAATCGTCCCGCATTATTTGATGTTGTCCCTTGCTTGAAGCCAACGAAAGTGGGCCGGCCATGGATCGGGCAAACCGGGTTCGATGTCGTGTATAATGAAGTTATGGCCGATTTCAGCGTGACGGCCGACGAAGTATCAAAGACGACATGATGAAGAACCGGTACCTCATCAAACTCCTTCATGCAGGGCTGCTCCTGATCTGTTTTCTGGCGGCCTTCTCTCTTTTCTGGCTTGTTGCGGATATCCAAATCCAGGTGGATGCAGCTCCGGAGACGCTTTCATTCAAACTGAGATACGCCCTGCTGGGCGGGCTGTGTTTATTCGCCCTCATGTATTCAGGAGTTTCGATAAGCGCCGCCGCCAGCAATCATCAATCTAAAGGAAGGATTCTTGCCTGGTATGCGTTACCGGCCCTCTGCTTCCTTGCGCTTACCGTATTTGCGAGGTATACCGGCCCCAATCTGACGGCCGAGATATCCCGCGGCCCATTTGCTTTTCTTCTGAAGAGAGTGATCCCCGACCTGCGTGATGATGCCGCCTCTCTTGCAATTGCAGTCGTTCCTTCAATGGTCCTTCTGTTAGCGGTTGCTGTGAAGGCTTTCTCGAAGGCGGAGTTTGTCACTGTTCGCCGCTGGTTGAAAGCCGATGCTTCTCTGGCTCTTCTGGTGGCTTTTGTTTCATTTGGTGCATGGCAGAACTGGGGCTATAACGTATACACGAGAAAGGGTGGAGAGCCAAATATCGTCTTCATCATATGCGATGCCATGCGGGCCGACCATCTCGGTGGATACGGGTATTTTCGTGAAACTTCGCCCGTGATGGATCAATTGGCGAAAGAAGGCGTCATTTTCACCAATTTTACAGCCGCATCGAGTTGGAGTGAGCCGTCATACATCGCCATGTACTCTTCCCAGTATCCTTCATACTACAGAGCCAAATCAAATACAGGAGAAATCCGGATCTCCAGGGAACTGAGCAAGAAGGACTATTACACGCATGGCTTTATAACAAACATCTTTGCCTATTATCCGTTTGGCGGCACACGGGCCACTTACGACCACCGCTTCATTTCAACAAGCACCGATACAACGAAATTGATCACGGATCTAGCGCTGCAAATGATAACGAGACGCGCAAGAGACAAGTTCTTCATCCACTTGCAGTACATGGACCCGCACTCGCCATACATTCCGCCGCTGCCTGAGTACGGGATGTTCGTGGACCTCGCTAACAAATTGGAAACGCCGGAAAACGAGGCTCGCCGCAGGGCCGCGCTTTATGACGGTGAAATCAGGTGGATTAATTTCCAAATATCAAGAATAGTGTCTCGTCTCCAGTCCTTGGGGCTATACGACAACACGTATATCGTGATAACCGCCGACCACGGAGAGAAGTTTGATGATCCATCCTCGCCTCACGGAGGCTCGCTTGAGGACGAACTGCTGCA encodes:
- a CDS encoding radical SAM protein, whose protein sequence is MKRVLLTNPYGPYNLEWGQNQYDILGSRLQRGQGPFTLTSQTPCLALYLIAENINARTTVMEYPHIEDFVEELKKGYDYLGIQLIAMTVHKVARMISIAKEVAPQTKIVIGGYGVLNLDDPPPGESGEEARYILETADHICREEGVGFMRKLLGEAPAKPISQKYLPLNSTSFPGLEGKNFSAKGMAAMALVALGCPNGCEFCCTSAMFKKNKIYVATPEETFQTLKHYCRRNGGEATTVSLMDEDLLLNQDYVRKLGKLIQEDKEFGLRKLSYFCFGDLRSITSYSMEELLECGVDSIWAGVESSINDVVTSEHKIEKRTCDDIKSTFHAMEQYGIGITASMVLGWDFHTRENIEQDIDFFVGLGPSAYQITFLTACPGTELYNRMKKIGRINPKMTYRDVQQCNEGTFIFKNFEMGELRNYFDLAHKKLYENNGPGLFRSFQLNLNGYETCKNSRRPLLREQKAPFFAERVQRTYPILEACAQFAPSETVRRKVRETEEKYRSLFGEPTEEQKLFSQGFCGLIAQRVEQVKEPKSDAPFDPPVLRTHYDLQRSEVPLVQVGRDGGEPVPMQVFDEPQAAATC
- a CDS encoding TetR/AcrR family transcriptional regulator encodes the protein MARTHAAEIAREVTKRELLGAALEVFVAKGYPAATISDIVRAAGVTQGTFYLYFQNKKDIFAVLLQEYRKLVISGLFNVDLDSVRTKEDWIALANRIGSFLLDHIKTHGDYMRLFIAETTTIGSSFLNEADVFSGAITDEIGRLLRHGLKMNLLRDIDVKSVSLSCLGALKEAVRQSCFGNVPSTADEIIPRIIRSQAELLLK